The following are from one region of the Stanieria sp. NIES-3757 genome:
- a CDS encoding photosystem I reaction centre subunit IX / PsaJ, which translates to MEGLQKFFSLAPVILMLWLAETAVWLIVFNYAHPDLLFHP; encoded by the coding sequence ATGGAAGGTTTGCAAAAATTCTTTTCTTTGGCTCCGGTCATTCTCATGTTGTGGCTAGCGGAAACAGCAGTCTGGTTGATTGTATTTAACTATGCTCATCCTGATTTACTCTTCCACCCATAG
- a CDS encoding two-component sensor histidine kinase encodes MKKIQIDIFNKISISQILTEVQIKTNIFSSKNTYQDLANYFEQNSVAIGILIINENQIMGMISRQRWWQWKSQTQKWQQVKKKSFSTCKEWWLQAQDYLLIDQDYSIDEAINRINKRSLFDVYEPVVVKSNFKIGLINVYDLWQIYFRLLQPKIAKQTNVELANLRRQHQLILNSIGEGVYGLDSQGNTTFVNPAAAKMIGWDIKDLIGKSMHTVLHHSHADNTSYPREQCPIYAAFKDGIVHRVEDEVFWRKDGSNFPVEYISTPIHDEQGKLVGAVVTFRDITQRKWSETILQRANEELELKVQERTAELSQANEQLKELSELRSRFVSMVCHEFRNPLNNIAFSISFLKRYDSKLSLEEKFDYLSGMEVNVNRMTQMIDELLVIGKIDTEKIIIKPVVINLVEFCQNLIEEFQTSLTNKTIEFASDRLKIIAETDPNLLHAILTNIISNSIKYSPNDSAIAFKLACQNNEIIFTISDRGLGIPPQDLKHIFEPFQRGKNVSNIPGTGLGLNIVKRFVELLQGKLTIDSEVGVGTTVTVQIPLKVS; translated from the coding sequence ATGAAAAAAATTCAAATTGACATTTTCAATAAAATTTCGATTAGTCAAATTTTGACAGAAGTTCAGATTAAAACAAATATATTTTCATCAAAAAATACATATCAAGATTTAGCTAATTATTTTGAACAAAATTCTGTTGCTATTGGTATTTTAATTATTAATGAAAATCAAATCATGGGAATGATTTCTCGTCAACGTTGGTGGCAGTGGAAATCTCAAACTCAAAAATGGCAACAAGTCAAAAAAAAATCATTTAGTACTTGTAAAGAATGGTGGTTACAAGCGCAAGATTATTTATTAATTGACCAAGATTATTCTATTGATGAAGCCATTAACCGTATCAATAAACGAAGTTTATTTGATGTTTATGAACCTGTTGTAGTTAAGTCCAATTTTAAAATAGGATTAATTAATGTTTATGATTTATGGCAAATTTATTTTCGTTTGCTTCAACCAAAAATTGCTAAACAAACAAATGTAGAATTAGCTAATCTACGTCGTCAACATCAACTTATTCTTAATTCCATTGGTGAAGGAGTTTATGGTTTAGACTCACAAGGAAATACCACTTTTGTTAATCCCGCTGCTGCCAAAATGATTGGTTGGGACATTAAAGACTTAATTGGTAAATCAATGCATACTGTTTTACATCATTCTCATGCAGATAATACTTCTTATCCTCGGGAACAATGTCCGATTTATGCAGCTTTTAAGGATGGAATTGTACATCGAGTTGAAGATGAAGTATTTTGGCGTAAAGATGGCAGTAACTTTCCAGTAGAATATATTAGCACCCCGATCCATGACGAACAGGGTAAATTAGTTGGGGCAGTTGTTACTTTTCGCGATATTACTCAACGTAAATGGAGTGAAACTATTTTACAACGAGCTAATGAAGAGTTGGAATTAAAAGTACAAGAAAGAACTGCCGAACTATCTCAAGCTAACGAACAATTGAAAGAATTAAGTGAATTAAGATCGCGTTTTGTCTCGATGGTTTGTCATGAATTTCGCAATCCTTTAAATAATATTGCTTTTTCAATCTCTTTTTTAAAAAGGTATGACTCTAAACTTTCGTTAGAAGAAAAATTTGATTATTTATCAGGTATGGAAGTTAATGTCAATCGGATGACTCAAATGATTGATGAGTTGTTAGTAATTGGCAAAATTGATACAGAAAAAATTATCATTAAACCTGTAGTTATAAATTTAGTTGAATTCTGTCAAAATTTAATTGAAGAATTTCAAACTTCTCTTACGAATAAGACCATTGAATTTGCGAGCGATAGACTTAAAATTATTGCTGAGACAGACCCAAACTTACTTCATGCAATTTTGACTAATATTATTTCTAATTCAATTAAATATTCTCCGAATGATAGTGCGATCGCATTTAAGTTAGCCTGTCAAAATAACGAAATAATTTTTACTATAAGCGATCGCGGTTTAGGAATTCCACCTCAAGATCTCAAACATATTTTTGAACCTTTTCAGCGAGGGAAAAATGTTAGTAATATCCCTGGAACTGGTTTGGGTTTAAATATCGTTAAGCGATTTGTTGAACTACTACAGGGAAAGCTCACAATTGATAGTGAAGTGGGAGTAGGAACTACCGTTACAGTGCAAATTCCTTTAAAAGTTTCCTAA
- a CDS encoding two component transcriptional regulator, AraC family, giving the protein MKTILVIEDETQTRKILLNCLRFEGFHALEADNGITGIKLAQTHQPDLIICDIMMAEMDGYQVISALRQQSSTATIPLIFLTAKVSLFELRLGMELGADDYLTKPCTVEQFLAAITARLKRQEQLKEVYSNNSKILSTSTTIFPNCPRLNVVFNFIEHYYFQSIRLQDVAQAVGYSPAYLTNLMQELTGRTVKQWIIERRMFHARELLLNTEQSITQIAEATGYLDTGYFIRKFRQLHGISPQVWRKNSHAYLDN; this is encoded by the coding sequence ATGAAAACAATTCTTGTCATTGAGGATGAGACACAAACTCGTAAAATTTTGCTTAATTGTCTACGATTTGAAGGCTTTCATGCACTTGAAGCCGATAATGGCATAACAGGAATAAAATTAGCCCAAACTCATCAGCCAGATTTAATTATTTGCGATATTATGATGGCCGAAATGGATGGCTATCAAGTAATTTCTGCATTACGCCAACAATCTTCTACTGCTACTATTCCTTTGATATTTTTAACGGCAAAAGTATCTCTTTTTGAGCTTCGGTTAGGGATGGAGTTGGGTGCGGATGATTATCTAACGAAACCTTGTACTGTGGAACAATTTTTAGCTGCAATTACAGCAAGATTAAAACGACAAGAACAATTAAAAGAAGTATATAGTAATAATTCTAAAATTTTGTCTACTTCAACTACTATTTTTCCTAATTGTCCCAGATTAAATGTAGTTTTTAATTTTATTGAACATTATTATTTTCAATCAATTAGACTCCAAGATGTTGCTCAAGCAGTTGGATATTCTCCTGCTTATTTAACTAATTTAATGCAGGAGCTAACTGGACGAACAGTTAAACAATGGATTATTGAACGCAGAATGTTTCACGCTCGTGAACTTTTACTGAATACTGAACAATCAATAACTCAAATTGCTGAGGCTACCGGCTATCTAGATACAGGTTATTTTATTCGTAAATTTCGTCAACTTCACGGAATTTCTCCGCAAGTGTGGCGCAAAAATTCACATGCCTATTTAGATAATTAA
- a CDS encoding Na/H+ antiporter: MTNLFSWMNLNSFSSLSWFTPLLATAKESETSNSTLVLAGVLLSLVIVYFASKLGGEICARINLPPVLGELVGGVLVGVSAFHLLVFPESGSTAESSLIITFLQNTAGLTPEATESVFAAQSEVISLLAELGVIILLFEIGLESDLKELIRVGPQAAIVAVVGVVAPFATGTAGLVYLFNVPVIPAIFAGAALTATSIGITAKVLAELGQLSSKEGQIIIGAAVLDDVLGIIVLAVVASLVKTGEVQIVNIIYLIISAGAFLIGAILIGRFLSPYFVGLVNEMKTRGQVLLTALIFAFTLSYIATAIQLEAILGAFAAGLVLAETEKRKELEEQVIPVADILVPVFFVCVGAKTDLSVLNPAIPSNREGLIIATFLILVAILGKVITGFTLFGQNDLNKLSIGVGMIPRGEVGLVFAGVGSASGALSESTEAAIIMMVILTTFIAPPLLRLVFKEIETKPETIT, encoded by the coding sequence ATGACCAATCTTTTTTCTTGGATGAATTTAAATTCTTTTTCCTCACTATCTTGGTTTACTCCTCTATTAGCGACAGCCAAAGAATCAGAAACCTCAAATAGTACTTTAGTCCTAGCAGGAGTATTACTTAGTTTAGTTATAGTTTATTTTGCTAGTAAATTGGGCGGTGAAATTTGCGCTCGGATCAATCTTCCGCCCGTTTTAGGTGAATTAGTAGGTGGTGTCTTAGTTGGAGTATCGGCTTTTCATTTATTAGTATTTCCTGAAAGTGGTTCTACGGCTGAAAGCTCTTTAATTATTACCTTTTTACAAAACACGGCTGGTTTAACCCCTGAAGCTACAGAATCAGTATTTGCTGCTCAAAGTGAAGTTATTTCTTTGTTAGCCGAATTAGGGGTAATTATTCTTTTATTTGAAATTGGTTTAGAATCAGACCTTAAAGAGTTAATTCGGGTCGGGCCTCAAGCTGCTATAGTCGCAGTAGTAGGAGTAGTTGCTCCTTTTGCCACGGGTACGGCTGGTTTAGTTTATCTTTTTAACGTTCCTGTAATCCCCGCTATTTTTGCAGGAGCAGCCTTAACTGCTACTAGTATTGGTATTACTGCCAAAGTATTAGCTGAACTTGGACAACTCAGTTCTAAAGAAGGACAAATTATTATTGGTGCTGCCGTACTTGATGATGTTTTAGGTATTATCGTTCTAGCCGTAGTAGCCAGTCTAGTCAAAACTGGAGAAGTTCAAATAGTCAATATTATATACCTAATAATTAGTGCAGGTGCTTTCTTAATTGGTGCTATTCTAATCGGTCGTTTCTTAAGCCCTTACTTTGTCGGCTTGGTAAATGAAATGAAAACTCGCGGTCAAGTTTTATTGACTGCTCTTATTTTTGCTTTTACCTTGTCTTATATCGCCACAGCTATTCAATTAGAAGCTATTTTAGGTGCTTTTGCTGCTGGTTTAGTTTTAGCAGAAACAGAAAAACGTAAAGAGCTAGAAGAACAAGTAATTCCCGTAGCCGATATCCTTGTACCAGTCTTCTTTGTCTGTGTTGGAGCTAAAACCGACCTCAGTGTACTTAATCCAGCGATTCCGAGTAATCGAGAAGGATTAATTATTGCCACATTTTTAATTTTGGTTGCTATTCTGGGTAAAGTAATTACTGGATTTACTCTTTTTGGTCAAAACGATCTAAATAAACTATCTATTGGTGTGGGAATGATTCCTCGAGGTGAAGTAGGACTTGTATTTGCTGGTGTAGGCTCTGCTAGTGGAGCTCTTTCAGAATCTACGGAAGCAGCTATCATTATGATGGTTATTTTAACTACTTTTATTGCACCTCCTTTACTGAGGTTGGTGTTTAAAGAAATAGAAACCAAACCTGAAACAATTACTTAG
- the cynS gene encoding cyanate hydratase has product MATAEITEKLLAAKKAKGITFEDLEKIVGRDETWIASVIYRQASADIEEATKIVTALDLPASMAEPLTVPPLKGSLEPTIPTDPLIYRFYEIMQVYGMPLKAVIHEKFGDGIMSAIDFTLEVEKVEDPKGDRVQVIMCGKFLPYKKW; this is encoded by the coding sequence ATGGCAACCGCAGAAATCACAGAAAAACTTTTAGCAGCCAAAAAAGCTAAAGGGATCACCTTTGAAGATTTAGAAAAAATTGTCGGTAGGGATGAAACATGGATTGCTTCAGTAATCTACCGTCAAGCTAGTGCTGACATTGAAGAAGCTACTAAAATTGTCACTGCTTTAGATTTACCAGCATCAATGGCTGAACCTTTAACCGTACCTCCCCTCAAAGGTTCTCTTGAACCCACTATTCCCACTGACCCTTTAATTTATCGTTTCTATGAAATTATGCAAGTTTATGGAATGCCACTCAAAGCAGTAATTCACGAAAAATTTGGCGATGGCATTATGAGTGCAATTGACTTTACCCTTGAAGTCGAAAAAGTCGAAGATCCCAAAGGCGATCGCGTTCAAGTTATTATGTGTGGTAAATTTTTACCATATAAGAAGTGGTAA
- a CDS encoding hypothetical protein (protein of unknown function DUF1348) gives MESKPPLPPFTLETAKAKVQAAEDAWNTRDPERVALAYTEDSQWRNRAEFFSGREAIKAFLQRKWAKELDYRLKKELWSFTDNRISVRFEYEWHDDSGFWYCAYGNEQWEFAENGLMRRREASINDVPIKESERKLRWERQP, from the coding sequence ATGGAAAGTAAGCCACCTCTGCCACCATTTACTTTAGAAACTGCTAAAGCAAAAGTACAAGCTGCTGAAGATGCTTGGAATACTAGAGATCCAGAGCGAGTTGCTCTAGCTTATACCGAAGATTCTCAGTGGCGCAACCGTGCTGAATTTTTCAGCGGTAGAGAAGCAATTAAGGCTTTCCTTCAACGCAAGTGGGCTAAAGAATTAGATTATCGTCTCAAAAAAGAATTGTGGAGTTTTACCGATAATCGTATTTCTGTGCGTTTTGAGTACGAATGGCATGATGATTCTGGATTCTGGTATTGCGCCTATGGCAATGAACAATGGGAATTTGCCGAAAATGGTTTGATGAGAAGACGAGAAGCCAGTATTAATGATGTGCCGATTAAAGAATCTGAACGAAAGCTTCGTTGGGAACGTCAGCCTTAG
- a CDS encoding UDP-glucose 4-epimerase, translating into MSPYQPTILVTGGAGYIGSHAALALKQAGYDVVVLDNLSYGHRELIDDVVKVELIVGDTSDRNLLDRLFATHNIAAVMHFAAYIAVGESVKQPGDYYRNNVSSTLNLLEAMIAAGVNKFVFSSTCAVYGMPQEIPMTEQHPHNPLSPYAASKDMVERILADFDEADGLKSVAFRYFNASGADPSGCLGEDHQPETHLIPLALLTALGKRENLYIFGTDYDTPDGTAVRDYIHVSDLADAHVLGLKYLLEGGESEVFNLGNGNGFSVKEVIETAKQITGLDIPAVEAERRAGDAPILVGSSDKARRILGWNPQYPDLQRIIKDAWQWHQQRHR; encoded by the coding sequence GTGTCACCTTATCAACCTACTATTTTAGTAACGGGCGGTGCAGGTTATATCGGTTCTCACGCAGCTTTAGCTCTTAAACAAGCTGGTTATGACGTAGTTGTCCTAGACAATTTGTCTTACGGACATCGAGAATTAATTGACGATGTAGTTAAAGTTGAGTTGATTGTAGGCGATACAAGCGATCGCAATTTATTAGATCGACTTTTTGCTACTCATAACATTGCTGCCGTGATGCACTTTGCAGCTTATATTGCGGTAGGAGAATCAGTCAAACAACCAGGTGACTATTATCGTAATAATGTTTCTAGTACTCTCAATCTACTAGAGGCAATGATTGCAGCAGGAGTCAATAAGTTTGTTTTTTCTTCTACTTGTGCAGTATACGGGATGCCTCAAGAAATTCCGATGACAGAACAACATCCCCACAATCCTTTAAGTCCCTATGCTGCAAGTAAGGATATGGTAGAGCGCATCTTAGCGGATTTTGATGAGGCTGATGGTCTGAAGTCCGTAGCTTTTCGCTATTTTAATGCTTCAGGAGCAGATCCAAGTGGTTGTTTAGGTGAAGATCATCAACCTGAAACCCACTTGATTCCCTTAGCTTTGTTAACTGCTTTAGGAAAAAGGGAAAATCTTTATATTTTTGGCACAGATTATGATACACCTGATGGCACAGCCGTAAGAGATTATATTCACGTTAGTGATTTAGCGGATGCTCATGTTTTGGGACTGAAATATTTACTAGAAGGAGGAGAAAGCGAAGTATTTAATTTGGGTAATGGTAATGGTTTTTCTGTTAAGGAAGTCATTGAAACTGCCAAGCAAATTACAGGACTTGATATTCCAGCGGTAGAAGCAGAAAGACGTGCTGGAGATGCACCAATTTTGGTGGGAAGTAGTGATAAAGCGAGGCGTATCCTGGGTTGGAATCCTCAATATCCAGATTTACAACGTATTATTAAAGATGCATGGCAATGGCATCAACAACGGCATCGATAA
- the psaF gene encoding photosystem I reaction center subunit III has product MRRLFALILVATLWFNFAPSASADGVAGLTRCADNPAYQQKSKNFLNTTSDPLSGQRRAAVYAEALCGPEGYPHLIVDGRWSHIGDFFIPSVLFLYITGCIGWAGRSYLIAIRNDKDPEMKEVILDVPLAVKSMIASAAWPLAAFGEWTTGKLTVKDSEVPVSPR; this is encoded by the coding sequence ATGCGACGATTGTTTGCTTTAATTTTAGTAGCTACCTTGTGGTTTAATTTTGCTCCTTCTGCTTCAGCAGACGGGGTTGCCGGTTTGACTCGCTGTGCTGATAACCCTGCTTATCAGCAAAAGTCAAAGAATTTTCTTAACACTACCTCCGATCCTCTCTCTGGTCAAAGACGTGCTGCAGTCTATGCAGAGGCTCTTTGTGGTCCAGAAGGCTATCCTCATCTAATTGTTGATGGTCGTTGGTCACACATTGGAGATTTCTTTATTCCTAGTGTTCTCTTCCTTTATATCACCGGCTGTATTGGTTGGGCTGGTCGCTCTTATTTAATTGCGATCCGTAATGACAAAGATCCCGAAATGAAAGAAGTCATACTTGATGTGCCTTTAGCTGTCAAAAGTATGATTGCTTCTGCTGCTTGGCCTTTAGCTGCTTTTGGTGAATGGACGACTGGCAAGTTAACTGTCAAAGACTCTGAAGTTCCCGTCTCCCCTCGCTAA
- a CDS encoding N-acetylmuramoyl-L-alanine amidase: MRFHWLALSCLSIFLFCSPAKAGKLLSWEFQADENHLVFITDEAIQPKAQLLANPSRLVIDLPQTALGSQTVKEQYSGTIRSLRVGQFDQDTTRIVIELAPGYTIDPQEVKFRGLSATQWTVDFPSPRIEPLSRVSRLSSQGQSIDIPSITSNTIPTSTRRITPVSDTSSTTIRQVTPVADTPSATVNHVTSVADSSYVTATRNGFFIGIDGNRNYDIQKSRDRDAINFDLEGIILPQDLASQAVAVNQYGVSSIEFTQTSTSPPQARISLKVGEDSSDWLATFSRIRGLILVPRGGVSSAIGSSERIPTALSVGKTIINAVDLTDGDSQLLINANQNVTATTQQTSNGIYEIRIDNAFLAEPFDGPQLQADSPVSELVVRQESSGVVILVTTKLGIRLGEINQPENNLVALPIQRGLAPPPPKDAPLFPPEQTITIDVPQAQPALTPTLQARPLPSAPIAYDKPLVVIDAGHGGQDPGTIGIGSLQEKHIVLPISLEVAEILKEQGVEVKLTRDSDYFISLQGRTDYANKIKADLFVSIHANAINLSRPDVNGLETYYYESGRRLAEVIHWSILNSVNISDRGIRRARFYVLRHSAMPAVLVEVGFVTGAIDAPRLRDPNHRSQMAQAIARGIIEYLKQNKL; encoded by the coding sequence GTGAGATTTCACTGGCTAGCACTGAGTTGTTTAAGTATTTTCCTCTTTTGTTCCCCCGCAAAAGCGGGAAAATTATTGTCTTGGGAATTTCAAGCAGACGAAAATCATTTAGTATTTATTACTGATGAAGCTATACAACCAAAAGCACAGTTACTTGCTAATCCTAGTCGTTTAGTTATTGATCTTCCTCAAACTGCACTAGGAAGTCAAACTGTTAAAGAACAATATAGTGGTACCATCAGAAGCCTCCGCGTAGGACAATTTGATCAAGATACTACTCGTATTGTAATAGAATTAGCTCCTGGATATACTATCGATCCTCAAGAAGTTAAATTTCGGGGATTGTCTGCCACACAATGGACAGTAGATTTTCCTAGTCCGAGAATTGAACCTCTATCTAGGGTTAGTCGTTTATCGAGTCAAGGGCAGTCAATTGATATTCCTTCTATCACGTCAAATACTATTCCAACTTCTACCAGGCGAATTACTCCTGTATCTGATACCTCTTCAACTACTATCAGGCAAGTTACCCCTGTAGCCGATACTCCTTCAGCTACTGTTAACCACGTTACTTCTGTTGCTGATTCTTCTTATGTAACAGCGACGCGCAATGGATTTTTTATTGGGATTGATGGTAATAGAAACTATGATATTCAAAAAAGTCGCGATCGCGATGCGATTAATTTTGACTTAGAAGGTATTATCTTACCGCAAGATTTGGCTTCTCAAGCAGTAGCAGTTAATCAATACGGAGTAAGCTCGATAGAATTCACTCAAACTTCAACTTCTCCCCCTCAAGCGAGAATTAGTCTGAAAGTGGGCGAAGATAGTTCAGATTGGCTAGCTACTTTTAGTCGAATTAGAGGCTTAATTCTAGTACCTAGAGGCGGAGTTTCTTCTGCTATTGGTAGTAGTGAAAGAATTCCCACTGCATTATCTGTGGGTAAAACAATCATTAACGCCGTAGACCTTACTGATGGAGATAGTCAACTTTTAATTAATGCTAATCAAAATGTCACAGCTACAACTCAACAAACCAGCAATGGCATTTATGAGATTAGGATTGATAATGCTTTCTTAGCAGAACCTTTTGATGGGCCTCAATTACAAGCTGATAGTCCTGTATCTGAGCTAGTTGTTCGCCAAGAAAGTTCTGGTGTTGTAATTCTCGTTACTACTAAATTAGGAATTCGTTTAGGAGAAATTAATCAACCAGAAAATAATTTAGTAGCCTTACCTATTCAAAGAGGTTTAGCTCCACCGCCACCAAAGGATGCTCCTCTATTTCCTCCTGAGCAAACTATTACTATAGATGTACCTCAAGCACAACCAGCTCTAACTCCCACACTTCAAGCTCGTCCTTTACCTAGTGCACCAATTGCTTACGATAAACCACTAGTAGTTATTGATGCTGGACATGGAGGACAAGACCCAGGCACAATTGGAATTGGTAGTTTACAGGAAAAACATATCGTTTTACCTATTTCTCTAGAAGTTGCTGAAATTCTTAAAGAACAAGGGGTAGAAGTTAAACTCACTAGAGATAGCGATTATTTTATTAGTCTTCAAGGTAGAACAGATTACGCCAATAAAATCAAAGCAGATTTATTTGTTAGTATTCATGCTAATGCGATCAACCTTAGTCGTCCCGATGTTAATGGATTAGAAACTTACTACTATGAAAGTGGTCGTCGTTTAGCAGAAGTAATTCATTGGAGTATTTTAAATAGTGTTAATATTAGCGATCGCGGGATTCGGAGAGCTAGATTCTATGTGTTAAGACATTCTGCTATGCCTGCGGTTTTAGTAGAAGTCGGTTTTGTTACTGGCGCAATAGATGCTCCTCGTCTTCGTGACCCCAATCATCGTAGTCAAATGGCGCAAGCGATCGCTAGAGGCATTATCGAGTATCTTAAACAAAACAAACTATAA
- a CDS encoding glutamate racemase, with protein sequence MLESSSLRIGLFDSGVGGLTVLREIYRQMPQESILYFADTARLPYGNRSPEEILQFVRDILDWMSTQGVKMIIMACNTSSALALEIVREEYNIPILGLILPGARASVQQGKNIGVIATLATAASNAYRQAIQEIDQTAQVWQVGCPEFVPLIEQNRIYSSYTRQVAQRYLQPLLHKQIDTLVYGCTHYRHLDGIIRSIIPSTIKIVDPAEHIVIAAEKELALMGLKNNQLPLPTRFCVSGSPKQFANLSRQWLGYYPQVDKVYLKESSLSSMTLKPIE encoded by the coding sequence ATGTTAGAATCTTCAAGTCTACGTATTGGTTTGTTCGATAGTGGTGTCGGTGGTCTTACAGTTTTAAGAGAAATTTATCGACAAATGCCACAAGAATCAATTCTTTATTTTGCAGATACAGCTAGACTTCCTTACGGTAATCGCTCACCAGAAGAAATTTTACAATTTGTCCGAGACATTCTCGATTGGATGTCAACTCAAGGCGTAAAAATGATTATTATGGCTTGTAACACCAGTTCTGCTCTTGCGCTAGAAATAGTAAGAGAAGAATACAATATACCCATCTTAGGTTTAATTTTACCTGGAGCCAGGGCCTCCGTTCAACAGGGAAAAAATATTGGTGTCATTGCTACTCTGGCAACTGCTGCTAGTAACGCTTATCGTCAAGCCATTCAAGAAATCGACCAAACAGCACAGGTATGGCAAGTAGGATGTCCAGAATTTGTGCCTCTAATTGAACAAAACCGTATTTATTCTTCTTATACAAGACAAGTAGCCCAAAGATATTTACAACCTTTGTTACATAAACAAATTGATACTTTAGTATACGGCTGTACTCATTATCGACATTTAGATGGAATTATTCGGTCTATTATTCCTAGCACAATTAAAATAGTCGATCCAGCAGAACATATTGTAATTGCTGCGGAAAAAGAACTAGCTTTGATGGGATTAAAAAATAATCAGTTGCCTTTACCTACCCGTTTTTGCGTTAGTGGCTCTCCCAAACAATTTGCTAATTTGTCTCGACAGTGGTTAGGTTATTATCCTCAAGTAGACAAAGTTTATTTAAAAGAGTCATCTCTATCATCGATGACTCTTAAACCAATAGAATGA
- a CDS encoding solanesyl diphosphate synthase, translating into MISTTSLFTPVDPDLCILTDNLKKLIGARHPILGAAAEHLFSAGGKRVRPAVVLLVSRATMLEREITPRHRRLAEITEMIHTASLVHDDVVDEADLRRNVPTVNSLFDNRIAVLAGDFLFAQSSWYLANLDNLEVVKLLSEVIRDFAEGEILQGLSRYNSDLSIEQYLEKSYYKTASLIANSAKAAGLLSEVAPEVADSLYNYGRYLGLAFQIVDDILDFTGSTEVLGKPAGSDLASGNLTAPVLYALEEKPYLETLIEREFSEEGDLEKALTIIRESESIERTRQLATYHAQMALQSITCLTPSPSTQALKDLTDYVLSRLY; encoded by the coding sequence ATGATATCAACAACTTCTTTATTTACTCCTGTTGATCCAGATCTTTGTATCTTGACAGATAACCTAAAAAAACTAATTGGTGCGCGTCATCCGATTTTGGGTGCAGCAGCAGAACATTTATTTTCTGCTGGAGGCAAGCGAGTTAGACCAGCGGTAGTCTTGTTAGTTTCACGGGCAACCATGTTAGAACGAGAAATTACTCCTCGTCATCGTCGCCTAGCAGAAATTACGGAGATGATTCATACAGCAAGTTTGGTTCATGATGATGTAGTCGATGAAGCCGATTTGCGTCGTAATGTTCCTACGGTTAATAGTTTATTTGACAATCGAATTGCAGTTTTAGCTGGAGACTTTTTGTTTGCTCAATCTTCTTGGTATTTAGCCAATCTAGATAATCTAGAAGTTGTCAAACTCCTCTCAGAGGTCATTAGAGATTTTGCCGAAGGAGAGATTTTACAGGGATTAAGTAGATATAATAGCGATTTATCAATAGAACAATACTTAGAAAAAAGTTATTATAAAACTGCTTCTTTAATTGCCAATAGTGCCAAAGCTGCTGGTTTGTTAAGCGAAGTTGCTCCTGAAGTAGCTGATTCTTTGTATAATTATGGTCGTTATTTGGGATTAGCCTTTCAAATCGTAGATGATATTTTGGATTTTACTGGTTCAACAGAAGTTTTAGGTAAACCAGCTGGTTCTGATTTAGCCAGTGGTAATTTAACTGCTCCAGTTTTATACGCACTTGAAGAAAAACCTTATTTAGAAACTTTAATTGAGCGAGAATTTAGTGAAGAAGGAGATTTAGAAAAAGCCTTAACTATCATTAGGGAAAGTGAAAGTATTGAGCGAACTAGACAATTAGCTACTTATCATGCTCAGATGGCTCTGCAAAGTATAACTTGTCTGACTCCCTCTCCTTCTACTCAAGCCTTGAAAGACCTTACCGATTATGTCCTTAGCCGTTTATACTAA